Proteins encoded in a region of the Mercenaria mercenaria strain notata chromosome 1, MADL_Memer_1, whole genome shotgun sequence genome:
- the LOC128546087 gene encoding beta,beta-carotene 15,15'-dioxygenase-like, whose protein sequence is MAKKYRYVYGVGWHPKGTHFNTVMKIDINTKTFKEWSEDNCYPSEPVFVPNPDGTEEDDGVLLSCVNNSEFDKGKNAFLLMLDAKSMTEIARAEFDVSRFTNGFHGMFKTNQ, encoded by the exons ATGGCAAAAAAGTATAGATATGTTTACGGGGTAGGATGGCATCCGAAAGGAACACATTTCAACACA GTTATGAAGATTGACATCAACACAAAGACATTCAAGGAATGGAGTGAAGACAATTGCTATCCATCAGAACCAGTGTTTGTACCTAACCCCGACGGTACAGAGGAAGATGATG GTGTGTTGTTATCATGCGTGAACAATTCTGAGTTTGACAAAGGGAAGAACGCCTTCCTGTTGATGTTAGATGCAAAATCTATGACAGAAATTGCCAGAGCAGAGTTTGATGTTTCACGATTTACAAATGGCTTCCatggcatgtttaaaactaatcaGTGA